Within the Osmerus eperlanus chromosome 10, fOsmEpe2.1, whole genome shotgun sequence genome, the region TCATAAACGTTGCGAATTTGGTCTTGCTACTCGAAACAAGGACAGAACGCAGTCAAAGAAGGAGTACAAATAATTTCTGGAAAATGTTCATCAAAATCACGTGTAAAAAAGGTGAAAATATCAAAAGAAATATCAACTATCAAAAATATTCTTTTGACCCTTTTCCAAAAATATGAAAGAATTGCGGGCTGTACCGTGACAGCCCGTAAAGTCTTTTTTATTTGTGTACTCACGAAGACTGATATAAAATATCCTGACCTGCCTGACAAGTAATCagtttgacatttaatttaggACTGCTTTTCTATTCTGGATAAGAGTTTTTCTTGAAACCAATTCTAACTTTTTAAATACACCATCACAATTTGGATTTGATGATACAACATTAATGATGGCCAACCAGACAAATACAATATAAACATAATCGAAAAACAATAACCTTCTATATGAACAGAATGGCACATATACCTTATGGGTCTTATCCACTACCATATCATGTTTTAATCCTGAGCATAATCCAGACATATGGCTTTTAAAAACCACTTAATATTAACATTGCATGCTAAACAATTGACTATTGAGTACCAGTTCATTTGGCAGCTATACaatgtgttgttttttaatCATCATTGCCAACTAATACATTATATTAATGTCTATATCACACACATTAACTGATCTGAAACCCAGTTGTAAACAATTGTACATCAGAATGCAAACAGTGAAAAGACAAACAAAATAAGGACAAACCAAAGAGCTGCCTGTGGTTATAAATCCCAGCTCTAGATGGGGCTCTTAATGAAATACCCATAGTCTCAAAAGGTTTTACTTATTGCTCTTGTGAAATATAAAAATTCCAGGATTGCCTTAGGTCTCGGAATGCTATACAACTGGCATAAGGGGAAAAGGTTATCTGAATTGTATATGAGCATACCGTGTTCATGCAAGATTTCTGTCAGCCTCTGAACACCTACGCATTTGAAGGCAGTAAATGATTTATGGGTGGCAAAAGTTGGACGTTGAATATTTTATGAGACCGCAGTCTTTTTTAAGCTTGTAAGACATAGGGGGAAAAAACAGAAGTTAAAAATAAATTAAGAGGGTTCTTCATTAGCTAAAGGAATATTTCTTCAGTCTAAAAACACTATTTCAACAGACCCTGGTCTCTTACATTGGACAGCTTGTCGTCCTTTGGTCTGGTGGATTAATTCAACACACCCCTTTTATATACAATATATTAACCAGTTTACACAGTCAAAAGTGTGGGCGGTTCATGACCAAAttagtgtacataatgtatATAATGGAATATGGTTAAACTGACACTATTCCTTTTACAACTAAAATAACAAGAGAACGAACACATGGAACACCAATGTGTAAAATCATGCCCAAATTCTAGTTAGAAGATACAATCAACAAATATGTGCATAGAAGACAGATTTACTTCACATTCACACTTATTTCAATGAGTGGTTTAGTACACTAATTAGTTCCACAGCTgaaacatgacacaatcttgACCCTCACTTAAGTGTGAATGCAATTTACCCTACATAGCTGCTCCTATaaaatgatttacagtttattgtgATTCCCGTGTTTTGATCAGGTAATAATAAAGTGTGAATACATGTTAAATCTGTCAGCTAGTGTTCAATCATTTTACCTTTGTTTTGTGAAAAACAAGTGCCATTTAAATTACAGTACAAAGTCATTAGTAGATACATTTGTTTTGCCCTGAGGCACttagtttaaaaataaaataaaaaagattcTACAGTTGTTTTTAAAGATCTTCAAACTGCATCCAAAATGTCAGTCCAAAacttaaagcacatttaaaGTGTGAATGACAAACTATATTTAGGGTCCATAACATGATGAGTCTAGTATTCTTCGCCTTGTGCCAGTTGGGAGGATGGTGTGGTGTCTGGGAGGGGTATTGAAAATGTAGAGAGATGGTAGAGAAATATAATACACGTGGCTACAAACTAAAATTTAATCTGTACACTGTGTTTTAGAAAAAAAGGTGAACAAGGGAGTGAGATAGACGGCCAATGAGAGTATGGGAATTAGGTGTCGATGGCGAGTCAACACTACTGGGGGTAGCTGTTCTGTTGCCGGCGTTTTGCAGACCTCATTTTCTCAAAACGGGATTCCATTTCCTCAAGGACTTTGGGGGTGTACCTCACCACCAGCTTAACTGTGCCCTGGGCTGCcttgaggagctccacagctttctcatggtgctccccctccacactctggagggagggacacagagcaggacaaagagagacacagatgaAGGTATAATTAGAGACAAGGTTAGGAGGGAAGAGGAATATAAAACATGATATAAAAAAGGTTGAGATGTTGGTAATTCAGTGCaaacataataataaattaACATACTGTTTGTCATCTGTGTACATGCAAGCGTTTGAATATTGTCTCTACATACCACTCCATTAACAGAAAGGAGCTGGTCTCCTCTTTTCAGGCCTCCATGGCGGTCTGCAATGCCCCCAGGAATGATGCGTGAGATGTAGATGGGTGAGTTCTGCTCCTTTCCTCCCATGATGTTGAAGCCCAGGCCCTCCTCTGTTTTGGGCAGCTCCACCACACGAGGGTGTGAATGGCCCTCACTGGCTGCAAATGCAGCAACAGTGGCCTGCAAAGCAAGAAAATTTAAATAAACcaggttttttttaaatttatggTAATGTTGCAAAACTGTGTATCCTTGTGGGGCAAGTTAAAAAGTTGCCAGAGTTCGATGGTCAGGAACAACAGTCAAACACAACATGACTTGACAAGACAATAGCAGCACACACAACTAGTTTAGTTGTGGAATGTTTTTCTAAATTATATTTTTTAGGATTGAGATGTCTAGCGTCATTTACTATGGTAACCAGCACATCAGCTGACAGCACTGGGATCAGGACCATCAGATAATTTGGATCTTGACTTATACTGACCCCCATGACTGGTGAGTTAAGTATTGGTTGATTAGTTTAGCTGTACCTTGGCTGTGGCGTTGGCCCGAACCTCAGGACTGCTGTTAATGTCCACCGTCTCATATACATGTTCATACACCTGGGGACACATCAAGGGCTTGTAACTTCTACATTTATACAAGAACagaatgtactgtacatgtttgtacacatggacacacacggcTTATTGCTTTTCGTTACACTGCACTGTTGCATGTTCCACTAGTCAATTTGTTACCTTAAATATCTGATAATTGCACTATTCCACTTCCCTATTGCCATTATACTTCTATAGATTATACTGTAGATGTTCATACACCTGAGTATACACATGGTTTATAAATGCATAGTGAACTCACCCCTACTTAAGAAAACTAGTACATTTAGACAGGAAGGTTCTAATAGATCCCTGTAGACTTAATGCACTCATTCAATCTAAGTGCACAAAGAATAGCATGGGTTGCCCATTGATTATTGAGGCATTGCACACTACCATCAATGCCATCAAGCACCCCTCCGCCAGTCTGTTGCTTTAGCCAGGTTGAGTGAATTCTGCCTCACCTCTCTGACAGCGTTGCAGAACTCACTTTGCAGCACTCTCTGCAGCGCCTGCAACTTCTGGGGAGgcacctcccctgtcctctggaGCTTGTCAAGAAGCTCAATGGCACGGGAAATGTCTGTGATCAGAAAAATTATATTCATTATATAACTGAACAGAAATGTGACCAAACCACAAAGAGTcgatgatgatggtgggggaAATACCTGGTGGAGGCAGAGATGCTACCTTTTGTTAGACACTTCAACACATCTGACAGAGTACATGACAACACAAACTATATTCGACATAATAACATCAAGAATACAATGGCTGAAGACGGTTCATCGTCTGGGTTGTTTTGCATTATATGAAATTGTGCTGGTGCACTCAAACTTGGCAGCGGAGCATAGGACTATTCTCAACGACAACACAGCATCAGTACTGTTGTAGTATTCTAATCACTCAGTCAGCTGTAACAAGCTCGACAGGTATATAGTCTGGTCTTGAGACCAAGGAGGTACTGACTAACCCACTGTACACCTCCAACTACAGGCTCTTTTTGAGGATTAGCTAGCCAGCTACTGTTACGTTGACCAAGCCACAACATATAGCATACTGCAGATATGGATATAACGTTAACACTCCTTATCATCAGATGTCTACAGCAAGACCACCGTTTTCTTTCTCGCCGTGAACTGAATTACGTAGCTATATCATGCTACTAGCTTATCTAGCTAGCCTAGGAATTTAAATATTTAGCCTAACAACATGCTACCCAACTAGCTACCTTACAGTAGCTAGCCATTTCATTTGTCTGTATGACTAATTCATAGAAACGTGAGCTTGGAGGCTTGATATATCACCTCTTTCCAGCCGTACAGGTTCCCCCAACGATGCCATTCTGAATCTTCACTAGACTGAATCGATATGTTTTCTAGGGAAACTTATCAAAACAAACTCGCAAGATAGCAAACGATAGGACGTCGATGGCTGAACCTAATCACtggtagctagcaagctagcattAAGGATCCTTTGCATGTTGCGCAACGCGCACGCGTTGTAGACATTCATCCTTTGCCAGCGTGTTGATGATGTGATGGTGGTGCCAGGTAGGGACAATTCTCACTACCCCATCACAATTATGCCCCCTCTGATGAAATCAATAGCCATATTACAGCACACAATTAGAAAATAGAAATCGTATCCCCCTATCAGTTACTATTCTATATCATCCCGGCTCGCATAGGTAAGAAAACGTTCGTATGAAATTGTATCCCATATGACCTACTTTTTATAAacctttttatttggttttccttGATAATAATGCATGCAGTTGTTTGAGTAATCTTGGTGTTTAGACAAATAATGTCTTCTGGTACTCACGTCGGGTGGGCTTTTGAGAAGGTTAATGCGTTCTGAATTTAATAATGGGGAATTTAAATATGAATTTACCTGAAGTGGTCCACCCACATTGGCATGGAAGACGGTTCGTGCCCTTCAAACCGTCTCAGACTGCCTCGGGGACTGTTATTTCCTGACCGTTCGATGCACTTGGGAGCCTGGCAGCTTGTAGCCTAACCAGGTTGATTGTGGATAGGTGCAGGTAAAAGTGACAAGAGAATAGAAGGATCTGCGTAGTGGAATCAGCCTTAGAACTTCTTCATAACATAGGCCAATAAGTGTTATTCCGGACAGTGTGGAGTTCCTGCATTTTCAGTTTCTCCACATTTTCTGTGTGTATTTATTGAGAATAATTCAGATAAGCATTATCTTTTTTGTAGCCTATAGAGCCATGATAAGAACTTACAGATTCATGGAGTATAGATATGTTAAGTCAGGGGTGCTACTAGGGTTTCTGGACCCCCTGGCAAATTTTTTCTCCGGGCTCCGAAATCTAAATCATACAGGAAAGTATCAGGAAAGTAATTTGTTCAATGACTCCTATTTGACCAGGACCCTTAGAATCATCCTAATCTTCCCCCGTTACGGCGGCCGTGTGTGAAGTACCCGTGGCACACGGTCAGAGGAGATCAAAGTTAAGTTTAATGACGGCCTCTTGTTGGCTGAGTTACCAAAACTCAACTTTTAATGTCACCAAGCTATACTGAATGAATGAAgccaaatgtgtgtatgtgagcaagcatgtgtgtgtctttctgtcttatGTTTATGATACCTAGAAATGCAGGGTTAAAACTTTATtgacattgtttttgtttttcagttGCCTATAATCATTTTTATTTCTTCAAATATTTCAATTTAATATTGCAAACAACTTCACAACATACAAAATGAATTATATTAATCCAGAAACATATGTTAATGAATAAACTTTATATACTCTTATATATTTTGTCCTCTGGTggggataaaaaaataaacagcAAAGCTTTGACAACAGCACCTTGACATAGTATGTAAGTCCAACATTACCTTCAGAAGTTTAGAACAGTAGACAGAATGTACTTAAGAGGAAAACCTTTTACTGTTGAGGATGTAAACGGAATGTTTTGGTCTGTatcatctcttttttttttcttaagtgGACAATTTCTCAATTCACAATTGAAGCAGCATGCAAGTTTTAAAATGGAACTGTCCTCCTcgacctctcttccttcccaccTGTCTTCTCCTTCATTCTCAGATTCTTGGCAACGTAAACAAACCACACGTCTTGAGGAATGTGATATAGTAATTTAAACTGGGCGCAAATGACTGAtcagatattttttttaattgtttacaAGGTCATGAATATGTTCAATAAATAGACTGTAGTATCACTTTTACTGTATAAACTTCATCTTTTTTTACATGCAGTCCATAAAATTTTCATTTGACGGAATAATTTACCCTGTTATGTATATATACAAATAGATATTTTCTCTTTACTCTCTTTTTTAAACTCTCAATAAAATCTATACATTATATACACTATCTTCCTCTTTTAATGGTCAATGTGCATACACACGAAGTGTCTATCCTTATAAACCTCCAGCCAATCTTCTTTTTGCTATCCATGGTGAGAGCACGCACGTAGGACTGGGTTGTCCTGCATTGGGAGTTATAATGTCGCTTGTCAATTCCACGGCATCCCTCCTTTGTGTACCCCATAGGGTTGCATTTTGTCTCATAAAAGTATTGCTTCAGTTGGCCATTGGGGACGGGGACCTTTTCCAGGACGGTCACGGTCTGCCCAGACATGTCTATTGCCGTCTTTTTGTCCACCGCAGTAACCCACTGGCTAATACTGTCACACACGCTGAGCTCCCCACGCCGGGACGGGTCGGAGTGCCTCCGCACCCTCATGGACATGTTTGCGGCGTCCAGGTAGTTTTTGTATTCCTCCAGTAGAAAGAGCAGTGGCGGCTCTAAAGGCACTTGGTTGCTGATCATCACCCGCGATGCGTACAGGTCAACGTCCTTTGTCTCCGTGGTGACCACGGAGGAGGACGCCGGGCCGCCTCTGCCCTGACCCTGGTCAGCCCCTGCCCCCAGCTGCGCTGCGGCCgccgcctccccctccacctccagcagctCCTCTATCACCTGCTCAAACGTGTCTGTGAGGGAGGGAATGGCCCCTCCACGCTGGGCCGGGCCCCCACTGCCCTGTGGAGTCCCGTGCCCTCTGGCGGACGAGGCTGCGGGACTCAGGTAGCCTTCTGTCCGATGGCCCCGCATGCCTGGGCTGTCTCTCAGGGGCGCAGCTCTCATGCAACTGAAGTATGAAATAACCATAGTAAGGAACAGGATGGTCATCACTCTTCTAACCTGGTGGAACTGGGCAAACAAAAGACAAGAGAGAAAAagtggggaggggaaagagagagagaaaatacaatGTTAGTCCATCTGAAAATCTGGTTTGTATTATCTGCGGTCAGACAATTTAAAAAACATCAAAACAGCATTATTCATTTCCATGATGTAAACTTGGTGCTGTGCTTCCGCAACTGCCCTTAAAACTATATAGAGGAGCTTTATTCCGTCACCACAGTTGCCCAATTGCAAACAACAGTTAAGAAATCACAAGACAGGATTGAGCCTCAGTACTATGTTGTCTGTTCCACTATGCTTGTGATATTTCTGTTCATATACAAGGTTTGGCCTAGATTTTATTAGTTGGCAGGCTAAAACAAAGGGCCCAGCAGGGCCGTCAATGGCTGCTGACAACAGCGTTTTCCAACTCAGTCCATGTTTTTTtagactggggctgggaggaggctgggcacCATGCTATTAATGCCGATGTGTTTAGCTTGCCAACATTCCCTCTTGCAGAGTTTTAAAATGGTGAATCCTGTAATGAAATTATAACCGTAAATTCATCCTTCTGGAATTTTGTCAACTTGGGGTGAAAGTCATTTACAGGTATTTAGGCCTACAAATGGGCACAGCAAGGCAGAATTTTGATATTAGGAACTTTAGATTGTcaagaaatgtaaatgtagtctgcCTAGACAATATCATTACATTATCTCAATCAAACATGAAAGTATCGGTGTCATACCTAGTGGTTCATGTTCTATAAATCCTCAACTAAATAAGATTATTGGAACTAGTAAATTAAATATGGATATATATTCTTTCAATTCATTTGCGAGTGTATGTTTTGTATATTGTTCTTCATGGTGATTTGAAAACACTTAATCCTAATGTATTTCATATGCCTGGCTCCTCACCAAATTTCCCATGGGGAAAAATATATAGATTATCTGATTGATTGCTTGGGGAGACACAGTAACTTTCAAAATATACAAATGCATGTTTACTCTACATGGCTTGTGCTATGCAACTGATATTTGTTTTGAAAGATGATATGCTGAACTAGCAGGGACGGAATTATGTTTATTGATGGATGCATAGAGTAAGTAGGAACCAGCAGGAATTCAGTCAGGAGGACGCTGCAAGGAGAAGACATTTTCTCGCATCCTTAAACATTCAAGGATCCACCATATCATTTGAATAATGGCCTTAAAGCTCAGATGGTCAGCTCACATAATACATATCTGATAAGCAGGCATTTCAGGAGGAAGAATGCTATAAAGGGCCCAG harbors:
- the lin7c gene encoding protein lin-7 homolog C: MASLGEPVRLERDISRAIELLDKLQRTGEVPPQKLQALQRVLQSEFCNAVREVYEHVYETVDINSSPEVRANATAKATVAAFAASEGHSHPRVVELPKTEEGLGFNIMGGKEQNSPIYISRIIPGGIADRHGGLKRGDQLLSVNGVSVEGEHHEKAVELLKAAQGTVKLVVRYTPKVLEEMESRFEKMRSAKRRQQNSYPQ
- the bdnf gene encoding brain-derived neurotrophic factor isoform X2, which encodes MTILFLTMVISYFSCMRAAPLRDSPGMRGHRTEGYLSPAASSARGHGTPQGSGGPAQRGGAIPSLTDTFEQVIEELLEVEGEAAAAAQLGAGADQGQGRGGPASSSVVTTETKDVDLYASRVMISNQVPLEPPLLFLLEEYKNYLDAANMSMRVRRHSDPSRRGELSVCDSISQWVTAVDKKTAIDMSGQTVTVLEKVPVPNGQLKQYFYETKCNPMGYTKEGCRGIDKRHYNSQCRTTQSYVRALTMDSKKKIGWRFIRIDTSCVCTLTIKRGR
- the bdnf gene encoding brain-derived neurotrophic factor isoform X1, translated to MFHQVRRVMTILFLTMVISYFSCMRAAPLRDSPGMRGHRTEGYLSPAASSARGHGTPQGSGGPAQRGGAIPSLTDTFEQVIEELLEVEGEAAAAAQLGAGADQGQGRGGPASSSVVTTETKDVDLYASRVMISNQVPLEPPLLFLLEEYKNYLDAANMSMRVRRHSDPSRRGELSVCDSISQWVTAVDKKTAIDMSGQTVTVLEKVPVPNGQLKQYFYETKCNPMGYTKEGCRGIDKRHYNSQCRTTQSYVRALTMDSKKKIGWRFIRIDTSCVCTLTIKRGR